A stretch of the Aspergillus puulaauensis MK2 DNA, chromosome 6, nearly complete sequence genome encodes the following:
- a CDS encoding SDR family oxidoreductase (COG:S;~EggNog:ENOG410PITJ;~InterPro:IPR036291): protein MPAQGKHALIFGASGISGWSLMKQCLSYPTPTTFSRVTGLCNRPVDKKKLFLPDDPRLDIVSGIDLTAPVETVVSGLQRKVPSVQDVDVVFFSAYIQTNDHDSLLQVNTALLKTAVQAITTASKKVSTIVLQTGGKAYGVEFPDKLALKPPFHEDIPRIPEPYRSKIFYYAQYDLLKELSQEPGCTWTFTEIRPDGIVGFAPGSNAMNMGQGIALYLSIYRAVFGKGATVPFPGQKHGYHATHMDTFQDLLSRLEIYVAVNPDKCGNGSVFNAADGEVVTWAGVWPGICDYFGLVGVEPQEDKVQDKESMERFVKGHMKEWQGLVDKHGLKKGSIESQNWGHTRFMLVDFDFHREFSMEKARAVGFDETIDTVKGYKLAFDRMIEARVIPGV from the exons ATGCCCGCCCAAGGAAAGCATGCCCTCATATTCGGTGCCTCCGGTATCTCCGGCTGGTCCCTAATGAAACAATGCCTCTCTTACCCAACACCCACGACTTTCTCTCGCGTCACAGGGCTCTGCAATCGCCCGGTTGACAAGAAGAAGTTGTTTCTTCCCGATGACCCTCGGCTGGATATTGTCTCAGGAATCGACCTAACCGCACCCGTCGAGACAGTCGTGTCGGGGCTGCAGAGAAAGGTCCCCAGCGTCCAAGACGTGGACgttgttttcttctctg CATACATCCAAACCAACGACCACGATTCTCTGCTGCAGGTCAACACCGCACTACTAAAAACCGCCGTGCAGGCCATAACAACCGCCTCAAAGAAAGTTTCAACCATTGTCCTCCAAACAGGCGGAAAGGCCTACGGTGTCGAATTCCCCGATAAACTAGCCCTAAAGCCGCCTTTCCACGAAGACATCCCGCGCATTCCCGAGCCGTACCGCAGCAAGATCTTCTATTATGCCCAGTACGATCTCCTCAAGGAACTGTCCCAGGAGCCCGGGTGTACCTGGACATTCACGGAGATCCGCCCCGATGGTATCGTGGGGTTTGCGCCTGGAAGCAATGCCATGAATATGGGACAGGGGATCGCGCTGTACCTTTCCATATACAGGGCGGTGTTTGGGAAGGGTGCAACGGTGCCGTTCCCGGGGCAGAAACATGGGTATCATGCGACGCATATGGATACGTTCCAAGACCTTTTGAGTAGGTTGGAGATCTACGTCGCGGTTAATCCCGACAAATGTGGCAACGGCAGTGTGTTTAATGCCGCGGATGGTGAGGTTGTGACCTGGGCGGGCGTTTGGCCGGGGATCTGCGATTATTTTGGTCTTGTGGGTGTTGAGCCCCAGGAGGATAAAGTGCAGGATAAGGAGAGTATGGAGCGGTTTGTGAAGGGGCACATGAAGGAGTGGCAGGGTCTTGTTGATAAGCATGGTCTGAAGAAGGGCAGTATCGAGAGCCAGAATTGGGGTCATACACGTTTTATGCTGGTTGATTTCGATTTTCACCGAGAGTTCTCGATGGAGAAAGCGAGAGCAGTTGGTTTCGACGAGACGATTGATACGGTGAAGGGGTATAAGCTCGCTTTCGACCGAATGATTGAGGCCCGTGTGATCCCGGGGGTTTAG